The genomic region GACTTGGGGAGGCAGTATGAAGGTGTGTTGTGAAGGCTGTGACcttgttatgttattttttcttaattgttAATTATCATACTTAGAATATTCAAAATGTAGGCCtcattttattataattatgatgcattattatttgTTCATCCTCTCTTTTATTATGTCTTCAATattatttaaaagaataattcaacattttgggatttAGTCACTTTTTGGTaaagtaaaggtaaaaaaagaaatccacctaccagcacctctgaaGCCATTTTAAGTTGATTATTTGCAGGATTATTTCATGGCTCTAAGCAGTTGTGAGGAAACAAgcagagactccaggaagttactgctCCCAGTCAGGAAATAATCCAGCACATAATCTGctgtaaaaatgcaaattgttgttttttaaattttggctTTTGTACAGATAAAACAATCAAGATATAAGATACCGTTTGTCTGGCATGATCAAGGTCTGGCTCGGGGGCCAATCGTGGCCAACAGATTGATTTTAAGCGGCCCACGCTTTGtcttttaaaattaattatatGTGGCCTTCCacaactaagctaagctaaccagctgcttaTTGTACCTAAACAAGAGAGTGGTGGGCTATCAATCTTCTCTAATTAATGCCAGAAAATGAGCATGTTCCCAAAATGTCCAACTATTCCTTTAGAAAAGGTACcatatgttgattttttttatgattaattACTTTAAGTAGCCATAGACATCTTTATTAATTTCCTGTTTTCCATCTGCAGAAGCGAAACAGCAACAAGGATCTGGCGAATCCAGTCACAGCTCCTCTGTCAGTGCTCTCAAACAGTCCACCACCACCTTCTTCTCTCCTGTGCAGGGGCCAACAGCAGTGGTTAGAGAGGGGAGAAGCTTCAGTGCCGGCACTGTTTTACAAGCACCTTCAATACCTACTAAAGTGGTGGCTAAAAAGTCCCCTAAAATGTGGCACAGGAGAAATGCTTATGTCACACCACTTAATGGACCGGCACCTTTGTACGGCGAGTGGCCTCTGTTGGGTTTTGATCCGCTAGAGGAGTTCAGCAAACTTCATGATTATTAtgggcaggaagtgaagaaaGCGAGAGAGGAGTGGCTGAGGAGTCGTCGAGCAGAAGAGGAACACGGTGATCAACATCTCATTGACTTGGGGTAAAAGAAATCTGACAGTTAGAGACCATATAAGGGGAAGTGAGATGGAGTGGTTCATGTGTGTTGAAAAGGAAGTGAACCTGAGGTGCTGTGAGTCTAACTGTATTTAAGAACATAGTGTTGGAGGCCCAGACTCCTGTAAATGTGCTAAATGTTCCTCTATTTCATATAATGGGTTTAGATCATTTCTATATTGGATTTGTTTCACAGAAAGTTGTTATTTTCTTGAGCCAAGACGGACTTAAAGTGTTCATAGGATGCAACAAAGACAAAGCAAGGGATCTGCACACAGAGGATCGAAAGTGCAGCTGGTGTCTGCACATCTGCACCTGTTGTGGAGATCGGTCTGTTTCACAGGCATGTTCTGTTTGAGCGTCTAAGTATactgtgacagtgagccagcatgcacaatagcaggaccctgaaactgaagcagcttaATGGAATTTAGTTATCATTAACTGTATTATTCATACTTAGTTTCATACTTGTATAGAAAGGCATTTTCCTTATTTGTTCTTATGTCCTCTGCTAATTGGAACCTGCACAACTCCTACTGACTACATTAGTATGCATAACAGTTGCCTGAGCAGATATTCACACATGGTGCAATTAATGATTTCATCCATGGCATAGAAAGGCTGTTTATTGCAGTATTAAGTATAAAGAgtattatatatttttcattgcatgaaaaataaaatcagtctgTTGACTTAAATGTCTCATAATCAATTAGTTGAAAGTAGTTGCACAGGTATACTGTACATCTGTGAtgcaaaatacaaagaaaaacataatattatttcatattttagtcAAGACTGTGAAGTGTGATAATGATAAAAATGCTGGTATATGTACTACAGGTCAGCAGGTGGGCAGGGCAAGTGTTGGGAATGGCTGAAAAGGGTTATTGTAGGGCAGGAGGGAGTGGCTGGATGTGAGAGTCAGGGGACTGGGAGAGACGAGAAGGTCAGGGGGCATTTGCTGGTAGAGTAGAGAAATGGTGGCAAAGGGGAAAGTTGAAATGTGGCTGGCAAGCTGGACAGGAAGACAGAATGTGACATGACACATTAAGAATTTTCCAGCAGGCCTTTGTCACTGCAGACATGTTGAGCTGacaaagcacaggtgttactaataacattataGATGGCTCCATACCTACCGAGTCCCAGTATGCCATGAGAGTGTAAGAATAAGCCAGCACGAtcaataccaggaccctgaactTGAAGCCACTAAACCGAATTCAGCCATCCTTCACtgagtgcatttacatggacatgaataacctATTTATAATCTGGTTTTTGAGTACCAGTACAtgtgtttgagcatgtaaacaccatatcccaTTCATGAGAAACCTGTATATGCTAGCTGAAGTACTCGGAAAGCAACCATGATGTATACAGGGaatattcatatttttctgTGCTTATGTAAACACTGTATCATAACATGATTTTAGCCATGATAAGCCTCATAAAcgggttattcatgtccatgtaattGTACACATTGATTCGGCTATTAACTGCTGAGTTACATGTCTCATAATTAGTTTGCTTCCATATTAATACACAGTCCTAGATCACCTATAAGTATATATAATGTATGCTGATACAAAAATTACAAACACAACATTGGTTGCTGGTCCAGttcataaagtttaaaaaatatatatttccacTAGGATTACAAAATAGCATATGGAAACAAGCATGAGACAGATATAATTTGTCTCTTTTACTGTATCGTGTTTGAATGTTTCTTACAGTCAAAGGCATGATGTTTTTAGAAGAATTCTTAAAGCATGCACAAAAAAATTTGTGTTTGagatctgtaaaaaaaatattggggAATTTGTGGTCAACACACGAGAATAATCTGTTTATGAGGCATATCCTGGTTATGATCATATTCTGGATACAgtgtttacatgagcacagagCAATTGGGTTAGTCATATTCCCCTGATACATCCTGGTTTCTTTCGGAGTACTCCAGCttgcatatttcccaaaattcGATCATAAAtgggttattcatgtccatgcAAACGCACTCACAGTGAACACTGAAGCTTGGGAAATTTATTTGCCCTCCCTTttactggaaaaaaagaaatcactgagCCTGAAGCATCAGAAACAGTGTCAGTGCAGGCTAGTAAACAGCAGAGGGCGCTGCAGGCACAGTAACCACCTGACATAGTGTATTCTTAGCAGTATGATTTAGTTAGAAATAGCACAGTGATTTATAAAAGTATGCAAGAGACACAAATAATGCAGCTGGTGTTAAAACTGACAGGTTAAATATTTGTGGGAAATGAAGTGCCCTTAATTGAGTTATCTGCTCATTTACTCAGATCATTACAACGTGTCTGACTGTCACTTCAGTTAAAGCCACTGgattaattaaacaaaacaactgcTCACGAGGCAAAACATGTTGACGTTTAATAAGGTTTATAATTAAACACTTCATTCAGCCTCCTCCACGTTCAATGCCAGCAGACTGAAAAAAGCTGACACCTGACCTTACAATTAAAATTTACTGTTCAATCCTGCCGTCTATGGAGTCAAATAACATAACAAGGCAACTTGAAGCTGGTAAGTATTCAAACATACCAGAGTAAAACATACATCTCTGACACCTGACATGTCACGAAGGTTCCTCTAAGGTCTTCTTTCTCCTTAGTACAAACTGGGAGCGTCTTCACATTCCTGaccccacacacagacataccaATCACCTAAAAAGTGATAGATGGCTGCAGAGGATCGTGGTGACACGTGTCACATTACAGCATAGACTCCCTGAAATGTATGGAAACACTTCCTCACAATAGCAGCCTGTAAACACACTGTGAAATGAGaccatttaatttattttacagatgTGTATAGTCAgcaagctgcagcagctgacacGTCTGTGAAAGTTTGCGAGGCCACAGCTTATTTTCAATTAATAGCTTTGACTCATAACATTTAGAAACAGGTGGACCAAATCTTTAAGCAATAAATGCAGGAGTTAGGAGTAAGCtattatttctgtctttttttaatttattaatttattaattaagacagattaaaaaaaaaatgagggttgtcaaaaaatgtcactaattattttttgttttaattatttcagaAATAATAGCTTACTCCTAACTCCTgcatggaaaatggaaaaaacgcAGGAACAGTTCAAAAAAATAGTACAGATGTCTTCATGTTTCAAAGAACATATTTGCTTTATGTCTAACATGTTAAACAACGAAAAGACAAGAGGCTTTGTAATTATGTTGATTGTTTTTTATATAATGATGAATTAATTAAAGGCTCTatatatgacattcagagcaactatgtgctatgtaaagatgttgtggagtaatggcatcctgagcaaagaatgaagtcatgctctcTCTGTTTGTAAAGTAATCTGAGCCTCTCTTTTCTTTGCTGTGGTGCAGGTCCAGCCACATGTGCATGTTAGTAGGTGTATCCATCTGCTAGCTAACCgctgccactctgcactgcgctcatatggCAGTTACAGGTGGTTACCATTGATAACAGCGACAGCGTTGTCAAAAGCCTTTAATGCCCACCCTTTGTTTCCCCCCAGATTAAATAGTTGTACTAGTGTTAGTTGGTCGTTGGCTGTAGTTTTTGcaatgtgttcaaatgcaactttttggccaagacacaggggATGTGAGATGACGCAGCAGTTCGCCTTCGTCAACATCAGTTCTTTGATAATGGTTTGTTGTGTGGGCCTTTAGCtgtgttagcactgttgctACTATTAACCGTTTAGCTGCCTGCTCAGTCACCaccatgttgagaaccgtgtGTAGACAACCCTGGCCCACCTGCTGAATGGTAGACATACCACTTGACATTCATCTCCTTTAATATATCACATGCTACAAGTACAGAATGAAAAATGGCTGCAAGAAATGCTAGATAAACTAAAAAAACAGCTAGAGTTGTTCCAGGTAGACATAATATGCTATACATTATATTGTTATGATCTAAAATGTTTAGCCAGTAAACTAATGCCAATTGCTTTTCCTTAATTTGCAGCATTAGGGGACTGTCTATTTGATTTAGCCTTAAACTGAGATTTTAAGGCACTGAATCATTCATGTAAGAGCACATAAGGAGCACAAGCAACATTTCAGGCTTGAATCTGGTCTGTTAAAGGTCACATTTGGTAATTTCACCACTTAAAATTATTGCTTCAGCACACACTTGGCTTGATTTTAATCTGAAAATTCAAAatttgttatatatatatataaaataaaatattataaaagtTATAATTCAGGGTTTTTTCATGGTGAATGTGAAGCCAAAGTGCAAAAATATATCATGGAGTTGATCAGTCTGAACCCTCTTTAAAAGTAGAAATCACAGTCAGAACATGGGGTATGACATACAGTATTTCATGCCTGCAACAAGGTGGTGAGAATCAAGTGAGCCTGGGATCAAAGGTCAGCTGGATCACAGGGGAGGTCTGACAGCTAGCATCGGGCTCTGGATGTCCTGAACACCAAAGATAAACAAACGTCTGTCTGATCCAACTTACCGCAGAAGTGGAACCCAGTGAAGAGCAGAGACATGACTCATGATTGAGAGAtcaatggaaacacaaacaatCAGGACCAGAGAGCCGAGAGAGGGGCCAGAAATAAAGTCCTCCAATAGAGGAGATTAACAAAGCtgttaatgaaatgaaaacagattaTCTCTGAGGTAAATTTGGATATAAAACCTGAAAAAACTAATGAAGGAAAGCATTTTGTTCTCAGGGCCCGGCGCGTTGGCAGACTGTCAAGTTTATTTAGCTATTTTGGTCGTGCTCAGCTGTCCCTTTTATGTTCTTCTGGGAATGTCTGCTGCCATCACCCTGCCAAGTTATCCCTCTTATATTTAAGGGGGTAGGAATGGCGGGCAGACGATGCGAGAGGGTGGTCGGGAGGACAAACAGGTGGGAAAGTATTCATGCCTGAGGCCAGTCACTAAACACACACCTTTGTGGTGGTGAAAAAGGTGGATTGCTGCCAGGGGTTAATGGTGCTTTCACTTGGCTGTCATGTTGTGGGTAATTTAACGCTGACAACAAAACTGATCCTCAGACAGAAGCAAAactacaacaaacaaaacagaaaacagacacaaggagctcacatttacatttaaaaataagatCATAGATACATAAATGCCTTTATGCAGTAGTGGAAAGTAAGGACATTtattcaagtactgtacttatactgtgaatattttaatttcatacGTCTTTCTGCTTCTACTCTACTACGTTGCAGAGTGAAATATAGTACTTTTAACTCCATTTATCTATTAGTTAAAGTTACACATTAttcttttaatgtaaaaaaaaaacattatataaaatacaaagaatTGTTAGATATAAAACCCTTTCCTCGATGTCACATTTCTGATGTGCAGGCATGGACTGCAGAGGCAGGGTTTTGGGGCCACGAATTTTGGAGTCTgctgaatgaataatttatgaaCTCAATACTCACACATCGGTGATATAAGCCCGTGTCTGTTTCGATATATGTCCTTACACCATCTGAGCGAACTGCAACACCCCCTCCCCTTCAGTTTCATTCCGTGGTTTATGTTGACACGTGCACTAATGGGTAATGTCCCATTTCAACCTCTCAGATGGTCTCctatgaattattattatccaaTATTTCACAAAGAAAGCAATAATCAGAGAAAATCTAAAAGAAAATCATACAAATTTAGTATATATTTGTAGCAGGATGTTGTTCTTCTATCCACCAAAATCAGctacaaaaatactttttattaATAAACTAATAATGTCATATATAATCTAAGTCACAGAAGCCATTTTTCAGCAGAGCACCTACTTTTACTTTGAGCACATTTAGCTGATAAGTGTGCACTTAAACTTAAGTAGGACTTTAAATGCAGGGCTTTTGCAGGGCTTTTTACAGGGAGTATTTTGATACTGTTgtactgttatttttatttgagtTTTGAGTAGTTCCTCCACCTGTGCTTCTATATCTTGCAGCACACAatgaatttatattttatacttAATTCTGAGTATCTTCTAAAtaagtttttttattattattatttagttagttattttatttattagtgtgcTTACGTTGCTTTTATTGCTTGCTGCCTCCTGGATGTTCATGTACATTACttattttgtgcttcataatTAAAGATAATGATgttattaaaaacaacaataccAAAGATGGTGATGATTATGGGTAGTATTGTGAGATGTTTAATAGGAAGTCATTCTTCATTTATCAGTCACAATTAAATCAAGTTTAATAGTCACTAATAATAGCATACTCATTAAGGTGAGATCATTGGATAGAAAATGCTTCGTACAGATTTTTTAAGCAGTCACAACTAAAATTATaagtattttctattttttttattcttttttttttttcattaattcaATTATAAACTATGCCAATACCCTAAATTCATCATAACAGAGTAAAGAACCGTTTTTAAAAGggggaaaatgaataaataaagaagtGTCTTTAATAAAGTGAAGCATAATGCATCAGGAGAAAGTATTACAGTATTCAATTCTtatttatacacacatacaattCAGTGTGAGCATGCAAATCCAAAGTTTTTCAAATACATGCAAAGAAAACTGTTCTTCCATCTTGTTTGTTGTGTGAAGAGATATTTTGATTGAATATATAAATGAGCCAGACGCCTTCATTCAGCAGTACATCTTACATTACATTAGAGCACATTAGCATCATTACAACTTAAAATAAGCTGTGCACATACAGGGTAAAAGCATCAGTCACTGAGTGTATGGAAGGCTTGTATCTCAGTCCGTAATATAGCAATGGACATCACAAACCAAAAATAAAGTGGCTGCTGTGCCTCTATGCAGGCAGATGGAGGTGGTCAGAAGGAGGGTGGAGAGATACCGTCCAGTGGTCCAACAAGCATCTAATGTCCCGAATGTCCTTATTAGTCCACGTGGGACTGCAGACCTGCAGCATGGTCCCTTAGATATCAGGTTTACTTAATTCCAAGACTCCTGGGTCTATTTCTGATCTCCTGTAAGGTGATACGATGTACCGCCATTCTGTCTCCTCCACTTTAGccatcagttcatccttaaCCATCCTTtctcactccctccctctcttttttatCCCCATCCAAACTTGAGGCTGCGGCTAAAGTTAGATTGGCCGGCGGAGGGGTATATAAGCCCCCGGGGATGTACGTATAACGCGGCTTCACACTATCTTTCCTTCTTGATCAGCCAAACCTCCACTGATACCGTCTCAAGATGGTGAGTACCAGGTCTCCCACACTTCTGCACTCTTCTGGTGGAAACATCTACAGGGGAAACAAACCAACCCTATGGATTAAATCTTCTCgttgatgacttttttttgtcaagtcttGAAATAATGATATCAAATAGATGGGAGCATGTGTCATCACTTCCAGTAAACCAAGTCATTTTGGAAATTTTTTGTGGATTTACAGTTCTCGTTGATGCAGTCTTAAGGATGCTTGGGTACCAATGTGTTGTTAAATTGCATGCCAAACATCTGCAGGACCAAATTCAAGAaaatgattattaaaaaaaccTTCAGCCCTGCTCACAAACCAAATGCATGTCATATTTGTAGTCAGATCATCAGATTTACTAACCTGATGTTTGTACCTGAACATCTCATCTGCTAGAGCAGTGCCTCCCAACCTGGGGTCAAGACCTCTTTACCAGGTAACAACATAACCTGAGGGGTTATGACATAGTTGATGggacaggaaaaaacaaaaatctgcaaCACAAAATTTATGTCAGcctttttttgttatctttgttGCTGTAGTTTCATCTGAAAATGAAAGAAGTTCATAGAGGAAAACCACTATTTTTGGGTAGATAAATGCACGTCCACGTTACGTAACTTTAATGAGTCACAAGCCAAAAGGAGGTTGGGAACCTCTGCCTGTACAGATGTGAGTTTTAGACAAAATATAACTGACTGACCTGAAGATGTCACTCGTGTGTTTGTCCTCCAGTCACCAAAGAAGGCCAAGAGGAGGGCAGCAGCAGGAGATAGCGGCTCCTCCAACGTGTTCTCCATGTTTGAGCAGAGCCAGATTCAGGAGTACAAAGAGGTGAGGTTTGTCCGGCCACACAGTGATACTCCATCCCCTACAGGAGCCCATTTTTCCCTATTGTTTCATCATGGCAGCCTCAGGATGCATTAGACATCTGTATAACTTCTGATAGATAAATGTAAACCACCTCCGATTCTGAATTCACGCTGGTGTGATTTGAGTTCGATTTCTTGGAGCTGGTAACCAAAATTAGAGTTTGGTAATTAAGCAGCTCTTGGATCCATTTTCACAGCAGTTGCTATTTTGCAGTCGCCCCCTCTCCCCTGACAATTTAATCAGCACGAGAATGTCATTAGGAGGAGCTCTGAAATTTCTGTCACCATCTGAAGCTCTCAACATTTTGTTCCCCTTTGACCTCGCCCCCCCCAGCTGTCACCCAGACTTCTCCTTAAGGCTTAAGGCTGTGAGGCCAAGCAGAACAACTGGACCTTGTATTGTAGTGCAGAACAGAGGACATGAGTAGAAAAAGGAAAGAGCatgtttgatatattcagtagttttaacttttatttgtgTCCAATCAGAGAATTACTTGGAGAAATGAATGGAGAAAGAAGGACCAAAAAGCAAAGGGAGAAAGAATGAAGTGTGAAAGGCGTGTGGAGTTCAGTAAGGTCAGGGAGATGGAATTTTATAAGAGCAGCCAAGAGATTACATGAtggtgttggtgttttttaatgCGTTGTCAAGGGATATGTGCTGCGAATAGAGGAAACATGCCTCTTGCGATAAGTGATACAGGCTCCTTGAATGCCACTTTGGGAATGTTCAACATGATGATTAGGGTGATCTTAGCACGTTACTCAGATGGAAAAATAGATGTGGGTGTTTTGGATTAGTCAGAGCgagggcagtgtgtgtgtgtatgtgtgtgtgagagagagatagagagagagtaAGAAAtaagaaggaagggagggagatgaGCAGCGCGATCAAGTCCAAGAGGTCATCTTAAGTTTCATAGATGTAAGTTGTGCAGGGTGAGCAGATCAGACAGCTGTTCCCTAACGTTACTTTCCTAAATTAACATGTAAGAGAAGACTTGGGGCTACCTTAAGCACCCCCACCACCCCCCTTAACCCCCCTTGAACCCCCCTCAAGGCCATGACAGTGAGATCTGCCTTTTTGGGTGCAGCCTTTCTCTTGTGCACTACCCTCTAACAACATTTGTAAAGCATTGTGTCAAAGATATTTGCAGCTGCTGCTTTCACAGACAAAGTGATGACAGAGGAGTCCCTGAAAGTGTTAAGGGGTCTCACCCCATCCATTCACACAGCCCGTCTCCCCATCTGTCCTCAGTGCTTCCTTCAAGTAATAACCACAGTCTTCCTCTCTGTAGGCTTTCACAATCATTGACCAGAACAGAGATGGTATCATCAGCAAAGATGACCTGAGGGACGTGCTGGCTTCATTGGGTGAGTGCTGATGGGATCAGTCTACAGTGGAAAAGCACGTGTTTCATGGTTTCTTGGactaatatgatttttttttttgtggttgttcAGGCCAGCTTAACGTGAAGAATGAGGAGCTGGAGGCCATGATCAAAGAGGCCAGCGGTCCCATCAACTTCACCGTCTTCCTCACCATGTTCGGAGAGAAGCTGAAGGGTGGGTGTCTCATTTTCACCGACTGTCCCTGTCacactgatgtgtgttttaGATTATTTCCATCATGCTGATGTTGACTGAAGTCCTTACTGGTCATTAGTGGTAGTACATCTACTCAAGTGTTGTACTTAAGTTCAAATTTCTGGTATGTAATACATAAACCCCCATCAAGGAAACACTAGATGAAACTACCCAACAGTGTATAAAGGTGTTAAAATTAGCTTCACCTCGAACAACTACATCACAGGGTGCTTATATATCAATACATCAATGACACTGTTCCactaatataataatatagCACTGATTAGGGCCGTTCTGTGTAATGAGTACTTTTATACTTTAACACACATTGTTGCACCCTGAATGCAATTATCCATGGAGCATTTCTGTTGTGTGTCACTGATAGATTTACTCAATGTTTTTGTCACCACTGTGCGTCAGTGTAAAGGTCAACTAACCTCTTCCTTCTGTCCTCACCAGGTGCTGACCCCGAGGATGTTATTCTTAGCTCCTTCAAAGTCCTGGACCCAGAGGGTACTGGAACCATCAAGAAGGGATTGTAAGCAAATTTAAtagattatttttaatgttcTCTATGCAAGTCCAAATTGGATCAATTCAAATGTATGACCAAAATCTGTTTGCACATTCCAGCCTTGAGGAGCTCCTGACCACTCAGTGCGACAGGTTCTCCAAGGAAGAGGTAAAATCAGCAACCTGTTAGAGGAACACTGCATGTTTTTGGCAGACTGGCTCGTTGGTATTATTGCGTACTGTTATTCAACACGTCCTGTCTCTATATGCAGATATGATGGCGGCTTTCAAAGTGTCCTCATTGTTTGCAGATAGGATGActcctttctttcattttctggaAGGGTCTCTCCCTTATTCCACAGGGAAGATGTCAGATTTTACTATATCCACCCAATGCCCGAGGTTCCTCTATTATTGGTTATCAAAACTTTAAAGTTTAACCTGGACTCAAATCTTAACAATGTGGTCAAGTAAGCTGAATCTAAAGTGTGAGCTTAAAATGTGAGTGGGTTGATAACGGACCAGTATCTCAAAAACATGGTGCATTCCTTTCCAAAACATTAATGAGATCATACATCCCCTGCCAAGCTGAATTTCCAACTATTTTCCCCCTCAGATTAAGAACATGTGGGCCGCCTTCCCCCCAGATGTTGCTGGCAACGTAGACTACAAGAACATCTGCTACGTCATCACACacggagaggagaaggaggagtaAAGAGAAAGCAAGAAGACACGAAAAGACAGCAATC from Epinephelus moara isolate mb chromosome 18, YSFRI_EMoa_1.0, whole genome shotgun sequence harbors:
- the pheta2 gene encoding sesquipedalian-1 — its product is MKLHEKILSHYLSCTSPVDKEGYLYKKKERNATYQRRWFVLKANLLFYQERPADRHLLGVIVLEGCAVRRSESDGQFTFSLVFEGPGLKTYRFSAVDGQTQESWVKALLSASHCYLSLLVRDLGRQYEEAKQQQGSGESSHSSSVSALKQSTTTFFSPVQGPTAVVREGRSFSAGTVLQAPSIPTKVVAKKSPKMWHRRNAYVTPLNGPAPLYGEWPLLGFDPLEEFSKLHDYYGQEVKKAREEWLRSRRAEEEHGDQHLIDLG
- the mylpfa gene encoding myosin regulatory light chain 11, translating into MSPKKAKRRAAAGDSGSSNVFSMFEQSQIQEYKEAFTIIDQNRDGIISKDDLRDVLASLGQLNVKNEELEAMIKEASGPINFTVFLTMFGEKLKGADPEDVILSSFKVLDPEGTGTIKKGFLEELLTTQCDRFSKEEIKNMWAAFPPDVAGNVDYKNICYVITHGEEKEE